The following proteins are co-located in the Sphingomonas donggukensis genome:
- a CDS encoding type IV secretion system protein: MSAPCPGLAYGDAFVGGALTGIDCQARAIAAFGYQALAAPGSSVMLVVTGLLTLFVALFGYRLMLGETPGVRDGVVAIAKIGIVLALATSWATYRTLAYDVVLGAPAELVASVGGAAGLPGTTGGMAERLGLVDQGLAQLNDLGVGRKDSGEQVMRVRNIGGRNETVVESAQQPVGVVEPIALALARAVFLLGAVGSLVVVRLVAAILLALGPVFVAFLLFDATRGWFAGWLRGLSAAMIGAFGVALVLGVELALVEPWLAGLVARRVADESISGAPVELLAAMLVFAVTILGVLAAAARVAGGFRLPDAWSQAPARWAGDVERQLAERRPATAPATDPAADRPRAAAVADAVIATQRREAAVAAALAGRGARGSSGGAPAASDAPDPARLPAAAALARDTPGATAPPLGHGLGRRTRNRVSASAGRRDSRR; this comes from the coding sequence ATGAGCGCGCCGTGCCCCGGCCTTGCCTATGGCGATGCGTTCGTCGGCGGGGCGCTGACGGGCATCGACTGCCAGGCGCGGGCGATCGCGGCCTTCGGCTATCAGGCGCTGGCGGCACCGGGATCGAGCGTGATGCTGGTCGTCACCGGCCTGCTGACGCTGTTCGTCGCGCTGTTCGGATACCGGCTGATGCTGGGCGAAACGCCGGGCGTGCGCGACGGGGTGGTGGCGATCGCCAAGATCGGCATCGTGCTGGCGCTCGCGACCAGCTGGGCGACGTATCGCACGCTGGCCTATGACGTGGTGCTGGGCGCGCCCGCCGAGCTGGTCGCGAGTGTGGGCGGCGCAGCGGGGCTGCCGGGCACCACCGGCGGCATGGCCGAGCGGCTCGGGCTGGTCGACCAGGGACTGGCGCAGCTGAACGATCTGGGCGTCGGCAGGAAGGACAGCGGCGAACAGGTCATGCGCGTGCGCAACATCGGCGGGCGCAACGAAACCGTGGTCGAAAGCGCGCAACAGCCGGTCGGCGTCGTCGAGCCGATCGCGCTGGCTCTGGCGCGCGCGGTGTTTCTGCTGGGGGCTGTCGGCAGCCTCGTCGTCGTGCGTCTGGTCGCGGCGATCCTGCTGGCGCTGGGGCCGGTTTTCGTCGCGTTCCTGCTGTTCGATGCCACGCGCGGGTGGTTCGCCGGCTGGCTGCGCGGCCTGTCGGCGGCCATGATCGGTGCGTTCGGCGTCGCGCTGGTGCTGGGCGTCGAGCTCGCGCTGGTCGAGCCGTGGCTCGCGGGGCTCGTCGCGCGGCGGGTCGCCGACGAAAGCATTTCCGGCGCGCCGGTCGAGCTGCTCGCCGCGATGCTGGTCTTCGCGGTCACCATCCTCGGCGTGCTCGCCGCCGCGGCGCGCGTGGCGGGCGGGTTCCGCCTGCCCGACGCCTGGAGCCAGGCGCCCGCGCGCTGGGCGGGCGATGTCGAACGCCAGCTTGCCGAACGCCGCCCGGCAACCGCGCCCGCGACCGATCCCGCCGCCGATCGCCCCCGCGCCGCCGCGGTCGCCGATGCCGTCATCGCCACCCAGCGCCGCGAGGCCGCCGTCGCCGCCGCGCTCGCCGGTCGTGGCGCGCGCGGGAGCAGCGGCGGCGCCCCCGCGGCAAGCGACGCGCCCGATCCGGCGCGCCTGCCCGCTGCCGCCGCACTCGCCCGGGACACGCCGGGCGCGACCGCCCCACCCCTTGGACACGGCCTTGGCCGCCGGACGCGCAACCGCGTATCGGCGAGCGCCGGGCGACGGGACAGCAGACGATGA
- a CDS encoding asparagine synthase-related protein has product MRSGIYALVDLSDAPIAPEDARAIGLTGDGGPVAARGHDPATPDAVSAADDGERRTILVGWLDDACALADRLGVARDMPLARLARVALDRFGADTPRDMPGEWSLFDWHASRGVTVMCAAGRRDMLLYAVDGPRVAVAPDIAALARIDWIGRTLDPVGMMFTYARYAVRRHRGDRTILARVRALPAGGSAVIDASGTTVRSSAARDPLPLWRGSFEDAMVAVDAVLGAAVERRMGPGITASMLSGGLDSSLVTQYAAAAAGDPARLVCVTSAAPPHSGLVDELPFARMVTDHLGVRLIPVVPGADDNPFRPLPHMRMDGVGPLTAIRHYLDSALTGQAIAAGATTILEGQFGEFTVSAMEQLWHPRRRSIRATLGRLGRSLLAGRASADVDPLFHVRFATHRRNALPDVIADAAAHPAPAILEEQPDGRWPAIVGREKVAAIGTEALVGGVRQELPFRDVELLRLFASFPASFIAREGMDRAPARHLMRGRLPDSIRLRPKGPAISPDYALRLRRAAPAARGRIAHFRRLGIDDWIDLDWLDAALADLAAGTGDAARDSHETQTTAVAAEFLAAWRDGSDPASGG; this is encoded by the coding sequence ATGCGCAGCGGCATCTATGCGCTGGTCGACCTGTCGGACGCGCCGATCGCGCCGGAGGACGCGCGCGCGATCGGGCTGACCGGCGACGGCGGTCCGGTCGCGGCGCGTGGCCATGATCCCGCCACGCCGGACGCCGTGAGCGCGGCGGATGACGGCGAGCGGCGCACCATCCTGGTCGGCTGGCTCGACGACGCCTGCGCGCTGGCGGATCGCCTGGGCGTCGCGCGCGACATGCCGCTCGCCCGACTGGCGCGGGTCGCGCTCGACCGTTTCGGCGCGGATACGCCGCGCGACATGCCGGGCGAATGGTCGCTGTTCGACTGGCACGCGAGCCGCGGCGTGACCGTGATGTGCGCCGCCGGGCGTCGCGACATGCTGCTCTACGCGGTCGACGGGCCGCGGGTGGCGGTTGCTCCTGACATCGCCGCACTCGCGCGGATCGACTGGATCGGACGCACGCTCGACCCGGTGGGCATGATGTTCACTTACGCGCGCTACGCCGTGCGCAGGCACCGGGGCGACCGGACGATCCTGGCCAGGGTGCGCGCGCTGCCCGCCGGCGGGTCGGCGGTCATCGACGCATCGGGAACGACGGTGCGCAGCAGCGCCGCACGCGATCCGCTGCCCCTGTGGCGCGGATCGTTCGAGGACGCGATGGTCGCGGTCGATGCCGTGCTGGGCGCGGCGGTCGAGCGCCGGATGGGTCCGGGGATCACCGCATCGATGCTCAGCGGCGGGCTCGATTCGTCGCTCGTCACGCAATATGCCGCGGCGGCGGCGGGCGATCCCGCCCGCCTCGTCTGCGTGACGTCGGCGGCGCCACCGCACAGCGGCCTTGTCGACGAACTGCCGTTTGCGCGCATGGTCACCGATCACCTCGGCGTGCGGCTGATCCCGGTCGTTCCGGGCGCGGACGACAATCCGTTTCGCCCGCTACCCCACATGCGCATGGACGGGGTCGGGCCGCTGACGGCGATCCGCCATTATCTCGATTCGGCACTGACCGGACAGGCGATCGCGGCGGGCGCGACGACGATCCTTGAGGGGCAATTCGGCGAATTCACGGTCTCTGCAATGGAGCAGCTGTGGCACCCGCGGCGGCGCTCGATCCGCGCGACGCTCGGGCGGCTGGGGCGGAGCCTGCTCGCGGGGCGCGCGTCCGCCGATGTCGATCCGCTGTTCCATGTCCGCTTCGCGACCCATCGGCGTAATGCCTTGCCCGACGTCATTGCCGACGCCGCGGCCCACCCCGCCCCTGCCATATTGGAGGAGCAGCCCGATGGACGTTGGCCGGCGATCGTCGGCCGCGAAAAGGTCGCGGCGATCGGTACTGAGGCTCTGGTCGGCGGCGTGCGGCAGGAACTGCCGTTCCGCGACGTCGAACTGCTGCGCCTGTTCGCGAGTTTCCCCGCATCCTTCATCGCGCGCGAGGGCATGGACCGGGCGCCCGCGCGCCACCTGATGCGCGGGCGGCTTCCCGACAGCATCCGCCTGCGTCCGAAGGGGCCGGCCATCTCGCCCGACTACGCGCTGCGGTTGCGCCGTGCCGCGCCAGCCGCGCGCGGACGCATCGCGCATTTCCGACGGCTGGGTATCGACGACTGGATCGACCTCGACTGGCTGGATGCCGCGCTCGCGGATCTGGCGGCAGGCACCGGCGACGCTGCCCGCGACAGCCACGAAACGCAGACGACCGCAGTCGCCGCCGAATTCCTGGCCGCGTGGCGTGACGGCAGCGATCCCGCTTCAGGCGGCTGA
- a CDS encoding TrbI/VirB10 family protein, translating to MTPASSGDPRLDLPASDAHDVRPVVATAPGGPSMAVIAIGIAVAAILLFVLLDSRRRAAETPAVRTTAADRMASAGRDAPPLYVPPAPVPVETRIVAAPPAKIPFVLPQPPIAPPRSVQQPRQPQIFYPQPPMQPPVQLPPPPMVPAQIDRPRGSADPVLVIDQSGPQGGDAAPGGPAGGPDTQRFLAGADGTRATAATARATATRLINRATTVPQGTLIPAVLETALDSNRAGFSRAIVSRDVRGFDGTRVLIPRGSRLVGEYAANIAPGQNRAIITWTRLVRPDGVAIAIASPAADTLGRGGVRGRVNTHFLQRLGTAILQSALDVGVNLARPSGSSVVLGLPGSVQGGGLLGNANQQPQPTLTVRPGTSIAIFVARDLDFTGVGNPE from the coding sequence ATGACGCCTGCCTCCTCCGGCGATCCGCGGCTGGACCTGCCCGCGAGCGACGCGCACGACGTCCGGCCGGTCGTCGCGACGGCGCCAGGCGGGCCGTCGATGGCGGTCATTGCCATCGGCATCGCGGTGGCCGCGATCCTGTTGTTCGTCCTGCTCGATTCGCGCCGTCGCGCGGCCGAAACGCCGGCGGTCCGCACGACCGCCGCCGATCGCATGGCGAGTGCCGGGCGCGACGCGCCGCCGCTCTATGTGCCGCCTGCCCCGGTACCCGTGGAAACGCGGATCGTCGCGGCGCCGCCCGCGAAGATCCCGTTCGTGCTGCCCCAACCCCCGATCGCGCCGCCGCGATCGGTGCAGCAGCCGCGGCAGCCGCAGATCTTCTACCCGCAGCCGCCGATGCAGCCGCCGGTCCAGCTGCCGCCCCCGCCGATGGTGCCCGCGCAGATCGATCGCCCGCGCGGTTCCGCCGACCCCGTGCTGGTGATCGACCAGTCGGGCCCGCAAGGCGGCGATGCGGCCCCCGGCGGTCCGGCTGGAGGCCCCGACACCCAGCGTTTCCTGGCCGGCGCCGACGGCACGCGCGCGACCGCCGCCACCGCGCGCGCCACCGCGACCCGGCTAATCAACCGGGCGACCACCGTCCCGCAGGGCACGCTGATCCCGGCGGTGCTGGAAACCGCGCTCGATTCGAACCGCGCCGGCTTCTCGCGCGCGATCGTGTCGCGCGACGTCCGCGGCTTCGACGGTACCCGCGTGCTGATCCCACGCGGCAGCCGGCTGGTCGGCGAATATGCGGCCAATATCGCGCCGGGCCAGAACCGGGCGATCATCACCTGGACGCGGCTGGTCCGCCCCGACGGCGTCGCCATCGCCATCGCCTCGCCCGCTGCCGACACGCTCGGACGTGGCGGCGTGCGGGGCCGGGTCAACACCCATTTCCTCCAGCGGCTGGGCACCGCCATCCTCCAGTCGGCGCTCGATGTCGGCGTCAATCTGGCGCGACCGTCGGGCAGTTCGGTCGTGCTGGGCCTGCCCGGATCGGTGCAGGGCGGCGGGCTGCTCGGCAACGCCAACCAGCAGCCGCAGCCGACGCTGACCGTGCGCCCCGGCACCAGCATCGCCATCTTCGTCGCGCGCGACCTGGATTTCACGGGCGTGGGCAACCCGGAGTGA
- a CDS encoding phage tail protein, translating into MSEPYIGMIVYFGGTFNIRGYQKCQGQLLSIAQNTALFSILGTTYGGNGQQTFGLPDLRGRLAKGTGTGPGLTPVVEGQISGVETTVLNSTQLPAHNHPATFTNGASTLTANNIKGTSNAPIAGYQLARGIDGDNDPNALPYIYAPATPSTPVALGGVNVAGTVTVGVTGNNAPVPLLNPYLGLTALIAVEGIFPSRN; encoded by the coding sequence ATGTCTGAGCCGTATATTGGAATGATTGTCTATTTCGGTGGCACATTCAACATCCGCGGTTACCAGAAGTGCCAGGGCCAGTTGCTGTCCATCGCGCAGAATACCGCACTCTTTTCGATACTTGGTACAACCTATGGCGGTAACGGCCAGCAGACGTTCGGACTGCCCGATCTTCGCGGGCGGCTGGCCAAGGGGACGGGTACCGGACCGGGGCTTACCCCTGTTGTCGAAGGACAGATCTCGGGCGTCGAGACGACAGTGCTCAATTCGACCCAGCTGCCGGCGCACAATCACCCGGCGACCTTCACCAACGGCGCGTCGACGCTGACCGCCAACAATATCAAGGGGACGTCGAACGCGCCGATCGCAGGCTATCAGCTCGCGCGCGGCATCGATGGCGACAATGATCCCAACGCGCTGCCGTACATCTATGCGCCGGCAACGCCGTCGACCCCGGTCGCCCTCGGCGGGGTCAATGTCGCCGGGACGGTCACGGTCGGGGTGACCGGGAACAATGCCCCGGTGCCCTTGCTCAATCCCTATCTGGGGCTGACCGCGCTGATCGCGGTGGAGGGCATCTTCCCGTCGCGGAACTGA
- a CDS encoding TrbC/VirB2 family protein → MTTSLLNRATAALGTVIAAAWTTAAAAQELADPQGSGPIVGAVRWLQGTLLGTVATVVAVIAIASVGLLMLTGRINWRYGATVILGCFILFGAASIVAGIQSTAGAG, encoded by the coding sequence ATGACGACCAGCCTCCTCAACCGTGCAACCGCCGCTCTGGGCACCGTCATCGCGGCGGCCTGGACTACTGCTGCCGCCGCGCAGGAGCTGGCCGATCCGCAAGGATCGGGACCGATCGTCGGCGCGGTACGCTGGCTGCAGGGGACGCTGCTCGGCACGGTCGCCACTGTCGTCGCGGTGATCGCGATCGCATCGGTCGGGTTGCTGATGCTCACCGGGCGGATCAACTGGCGCTACGGCGCGACCGTGATCCTCGGCTGCTTTATCCTGTTCGGCGCGGCCAGCATCGTCGCGGGAATCCAGTCGACCGCCGGCGCGGGCTGA
- a CDS encoding DUF6916 family protein: MATDEILPRPMVLEEFTPLLERVFRAHCVPKDIDLTLVEAYPLKDRGLVTRPPFTLIFHSDATALLSPGIYTLRSGSFGPAAIYLEATTRMPHAPTGHYYQAVFN, encoded by the coding sequence ATGGCTACCGACGAGATCCTGCCGCGCCCGATGGTGCTCGAAGAATTCACGCCGCTGCTCGAGCGGGTCTTTCGCGCGCATTGCGTGCCGAAGGACATCGATCTGACCTTGGTCGAGGCCTATCCGCTGAAGGATCGCGGCCTCGTCACGCGGCCGCCCTTCACGCTGATCTTCCACAGCGACGCAACGGCGTTGCTCAGCCCGGGCATCTACACGCTGCGCAGCGGCAGTTTCGGCCCGGCGGCCATCTATCTCGAGGCGACCACCAGGATGCCGCACGCGCCGACAGGACATTATTACCAGGCCGTCTTCAACTGA
- a CDS encoding TrbG/VirB9 family P-type conjugative transfer protein — protein MKAIAALALLLAAMPIAAQVRPVPGPGDPRVQKIEYSADQVVQVQAAPGYQVTIALGGDERIESVAVGDSGAWSVTANKRGDHLFVKPVTAGVTTNMVVVTDLRMYNFELVPAYGPTEALAFSIRFVFPDAASATTVATGPAPVALPGGRYRLGGDRLLRPAAMSDDGVRTTIEWPASAALPAIYAIGADGKEALVTGNVRDGSIVVDSIARNYVFRQDRRTASAERYIPKRKRQR, from the coding sequence GTGAAGGCGATCGCGGCCCTCGCGCTGCTGCTCGCCGCCATGCCGATCGCGGCGCAGGTGCGCCCCGTCCCCGGCCCCGGCGATCCGCGGGTTCAGAAGATCGAGTACAGCGCCGACCAGGTCGTCCAGGTGCAGGCCGCGCCGGGCTATCAGGTCACCATCGCACTCGGCGGCGACGAACGCATCGAAAGCGTCGCGGTCGGCGACAGCGGCGCGTGGTCGGTCACCGCCAACAAGCGCGGCGACCATCTGTTCGTGAAGCCCGTGACCGCGGGCGTCACCACCAACATGGTCGTTGTCACCGACCTGCGCATGTACAATTTCGAGCTCGTCCCCGCTTACGGCCCGACTGAGGCTCTCGCCTTCTCGATCCGGTTCGTCTTTCCCGACGCGGCCAGCGCCACCACCGTCGCCACCGGCCCCGCACCGGTCGCGCTGCCCGGCGGACGCTACAGGCTGGGCGGGGATCGGCTGTTGCGCCCCGCGGCGATGAGCGACGACGGCGTGCGGACCACGATCGAATGGCCGGCCAGCGCCGCCCTGCCGGCGATCTATGCGATCGGCGCGGACGGCAAGGAGGCGCTGGTCACCGGCAACGTCCGCGACGGCAGCATCGTCGTCGACAGCATCGCGCGAAACTATGTGTTCCGGCAGGACCGGCGCACCGCCTCCGCCGAACGCTACATCCCGAAGCGGAAACGACAGCGATGA
- a CDS encoding GNAT family N-acetyltransferase — protein sequence MTVPAANAAAITAVVADSARAATDTAGGPADDLRATEGVADAGEPGATPGVAQQLSGDPRPVTGTAGIPASGFADTAPSASGARIDALAMGGAEAPAARGPDPVVDPDAAFDVAFRRRAPRLDCRAETPDDRAFLIAQWIACSPLADRLPDAILVQQAEWQLDAHAHAHPRAMRRIATLDDRPIGRIMIDWDGPESYGVDMAVLPEFRATGVGLNLLRAWLAVCDRRGQGAWTEALADNPVGRIHAHLGFVADPPDRYGSPVIALRRPVRATSAA from the coding sequence ATGACGGTTCCCGCCGCCAACGCCGCCGCGATCACCGCCGTCGTCGCTGATAGCGCCCGCGCCGCCACTGATACGGCCGGCGGTCCCGCCGACGACCTGCGCGCCACCGAAGGCGTGGCCGATGCCGGAGAGCCCGGCGCTACGCCGGGCGTCGCGCAGCAGCTTTCGGGCGATCCTCGCCCCGTCACCGGTACCGCCGGCATACCGGCCTCGGGCTTTGCCGACACCGCCCCTTCCGCCAGCGGCGCTCGCATCGATGCCCTTGCGATGGGCGGTGCCGAGGCGCCTGCCGCCCGCGGTCCCGATCCCGTGGTCGATCCGGACGCCGCGTTCGACGTCGCGTTCAGGCGGCGGGCGCCGCGGCTCGATTGCCGCGCCGAAACCCCCGACGATCGCGCGTTCCTGATCGCCCAGTGGATCGCCTGCTCGCCGCTTGCCGACAGGCTGCCGGATGCGATACTGGTGCAGCAGGCCGAGTGGCAGCTCGACGCCCATGCGCATGCGCATCCCCGCGCGATGCGCCGCATCGCGACGCTCGACGATCGCCCGATCGGGCGGATCATGATCGATTGGGACGGACCGGAAAGCTACGGCGTCGATATGGCGGTGCTGCCGGAGTTTCGCGCGACCGGCGTCGGGCTGAACCTGCTGCGCGCGTGGCTGGCGGTGTGCGACCGGCGGGGCCAGGGAGCGTGGACCGAAGCGCTGGCCGACAATCCAGTCGGGCGGATCCATGCGCACTTGGGCTTCGTCGCCGACCCGCCGGATCGCTACGGGTCGCCGGTGATCGCGCTGCGCCGTCCCGTGCGGGCGACGTCAGCCGCCTGA
- a CDS encoding VirB4 family type IV secretion/conjugal transfer ATPase, with translation MRPALSSDPVVIAREAPAGRHLPYARHVDDHSVATRDGMLMQVIHLGGLLFETADSDELNYRKRLRDATLQAIGSSRFAVYHHVVRRRIDAALSPDFPDDFSARLDAAWQARLATKQLYVNDLFVTIVRRPLQGRIGVLDRLRDTLGRSSVSPAAAQAQDLRQLNEARDALLAALGAYKPRLLGIYDTPQGPASELLEFFSTLYNGELRPVLLPLQDIGAYLPYRRVSFGQDTIELAPAAGSGRSFTGMLSIKDYPGQTAPGMLDELLRLPFEVTVAQSFAFVERQAALSRMNLALRRMRSAEDEAVSLRSELSSAKDEVAAGRAGFGEHHMTIAVRGDSPAIVDEGLAEVQAALSDLGIIAVREEIALEPAFWAQFPGNFRYIARRGLISTGNFAGFASSHNFPVGQADGNHWGEAVTLLETTAAGPYYFNFHHGDLGNFTVIGPSGSGKTVVLNFLLAQARKFRPRIVFFDKDRGAELFIRAIGGRYDVLRPGAASGLNPLQLEDAPEHRQFLIDWLAVLAGGADVDEVGRLKDAVDANFAQPRAHRRLRHLVELLRGGARPHGADLWARLRPWWGDGERAWLFDNPEDLTDLTSLSVGFDMTQILDDPAVRTPAMMYLFHRVEERLDGSAAIVVVDEGWKALDDDVFVRRIKDWEKTIRKRNGIVGFATQSAQDALESRIASAIIEQAATQIFMANPKARAVDYIEGFGLTPHEFELIRSLPDSAHCFLIKHGADSVVARLNLSGERDLLTILSGRERTVRLLDAIRAERGDDPADWIPHLLDVA, from the coding sequence ATGCGCCCGGCGCTGAGCAGCGATCCCGTGGTGATCGCGCGCGAGGCACCGGCGGGTCGCCACCTGCCCTACGCCCGTCACGTCGACGACCACAGCGTCGCGACCCGTGACGGCATGCTGATGCAGGTCATCCACCTGGGCGGCCTGTTGTTCGAAACCGCCGACAGTGACGAGCTGAACTATCGCAAGCGCCTGCGCGATGCGACGTTGCAGGCGATCGGATCGTCGCGCTTCGCGGTCTATCACCATGTCGTGCGCCGTCGCATCGATGCCGCGCTGTCGCCCGATTTCCCCGACGACTTCTCGGCCAGGCTCGACGCCGCGTGGCAGGCGCGGCTCGCGACCAAGCAGCTGTACGTCAACGACCTGTTCGTGACGATCGTGCGCCGCCCGCTCCAAGGGCGGATCGGCGTGCTCGACCGGTTGCGAGATACGCTCGGCCGGTCGTCGGTGTCGCCCGCCGCAGCGCAGGCGCAGGACCTGCGCCAGCTGAACGAGGCGCGCGACGCGCTGCTGGCCGCGCTTGGCGCCTATAAGCCCCGCCTGCTCGGCATCTACGACACGCCGCAGGGTCCGGCGTCCGAACTGCTCGAATTCTTCTCGACGCTGTACAATGGCGAACTGCGCCCGGTGCTGCTCCCGCTGCAGGACATCGGCGCCTATCTGCCCTATCGGAGGGTCAGTTTCGGGCAGGATACGATCGAGCTGGCGCCGGCGGCGGGCAGCGGGCGCAGCTTCACCGGCATGCTGTCGATCAAGGACTATCCGGGCCAGACCGCGCCCGGCATGCTCGACGAGCTGCTGCGCCTGCCCTTCGAAGTCACCGTCGCCCAGTCGTTCGCGTTCGTCGAGCGCCAGGCGGCGCTGTCGCGGATGAACCTGGCGCTGCGGCGGATGCGTTCCGCCGAGGACGAGGCGGTCAGCCTCCGGTCCGAACTGTCGAGCGCCAAGGACGAGGTCGCCGCCGGGCGCGCCGGTTTCGGCGAGCATCACATGACGATCGCGGTGCGCGGCGATTCCCCCGCGATCGTCGACGAGGGGCTGGCCGAGGTGCAGGCCGCGCTGTCCGACCTGGGCATCATCGCGGTGCGCGAGGAGATCGCGCTGGAACCGGCGTTCTGGGCGCAATTCCCCGGCAACTTCCGTTACATCGCGCGCCGCGGCCTCATTTCGACGGGCAATTTCGCGGGGTTCGCGAGCAGCCACAATTTCCCGGTCGGCCAGGCCGATGGCAATCATTGGGGCGAGGCGGTCACGCTGCTCGAGACGACGGCTGCCGGGCCCTATTATTTCAACTTCCACCACGGCGATCTCGGCAATTTCACGGTCATCGGTCCATCGGGATCGGGCAAGACCGTCGTCCTCAACTTCCTGCTGGCGCAGGCGCGCAAATTCCGTCCGCGGATCGTGTTCTTCGACAAGGATCGCGGCGCGGAGCTGTTCATCCGCGCGATCGGCGGGCGCTACGACGTGCTGCGTCCGGGCGCCGCCTCCGGCTTGAACCCGCTCCAGCTCGAAGACGCGCCCGAACATCGCCAGTTCCTGATCGACTGGCTGGCGGTACTGGCCGGCGGCGCCGACGTCGACGAGGTCGGACGGCTGAAGGATGCGGTCGATGCGAACTTCGCGCAGCCCCGCGCGCATCGCCGCCTGCGCCATCTGGTCGAGCTGCTGCGCGGCGGCGCACGGCCGCACGGCGCCGACCTCTGGGCACGCCTGCGCCCGTGGTGGGGCGATGGCGAGCGGGCGTGGCTGTTCGACAATCCCGAGGATCTGACCGACCTCACCAGCCTGTCGGTCGGGTTCGACATGACCCAGATTCTCGACGATCCCGCGGTGCGCACCCCGGCGATGATGTACCTGTTCCACCGCGTCGAGGAACGGCTGGACGGATCGGCGGCGATCGTGGTCGTGGACGAGGGGTGGAAGGCGCTCGACGACGACGTGTTCGTGCGCCGCATCAAGGATTGGGAAAAGACGATCCGCAAGCGGAACGGCATCGTCGGCTTCGCGACGCAAAGCGCGCAGGACGCGCTGGAAAGCCGGATCGCCAGTGCCATCATCGAACAGGCCGCGACCCAGATCTTCATGGCGAACCCGAAGGCGCGCGCGGTCGATTATATCGAGGGCTTCGGGCTGACCCCGCATGAATTCGAACTGATCCGCAGCCTGCCCGACAGCGCGCATTGCTTCCTCATCAAGCACGGCGCCGACAGCGTCGTCGCGCGGCTGAACCTGTCGGGCGAGCGCGACCTGCTGACGATCCTGTCGGGACGCGAGCGCACGGTACGACTGCTCGATGCGATTCGCGCCGAGCGCGGGGACGATCCCGCCGACTGGATCCCGCACCTGCTGGACGTCGCATGA
- a CDS encoding type IV secretion system protein VirB3, which produces MNGLDRDTVFVALTRPQMFAGVTYTYFVANAVIATELFLIFRSLWVLLAALVIHGVGVLLCLGEPRFFDLWITRVSRCPRVRNHRLWRCNSYRP; this is translated from the coding sequence ATGAACGGGCTCGACCGCGACACGGTGTTCGTGGCGCTCACCCGGCCGCAGATGTTCGCGGGCGTGACCTACACCTATTTCGTCGCCAACGCCGTGATCGCGACCGAGCTGTTCCTGATTTTCCGCTCCCTTTGGGTGCTGCTCGCGGCGCTCGTGATCCACGGCGTCGGCGTTCTGCTGTGCCTGGGCGAGCCGCGCTTCTTCGACCTGTGGATCACCCGCGTCAGCCGTTGCCCGCGCGTGCGCAACCACCGGTTGTGGCGCTGCAACTCCTACCGTCCGTGA
- a CDS encoding virB8 family protein, which produces MTPKAREALDAYYAEAGSWGRDVAAEVARSRRIAWIVAGVASAIALAEALALVALTPLKTVEPYTLLVDRNTGFVQALAPLDPAKVAPDTALTQSFLVQYVIARESFDIAALQSNYRRVVQWSEGTARARYIAGVQASNPDSPLASLPRSSVVETRVKSVSPLGPDAALVRFDTQRRDAGGQAGPLRAFVAVIRYRYSGEPLKLEDRFVNPLGFEVSRYQRNAEALPPPEVQGTAATTAAAPSPLQAVVTPVATPTPGVTVRVTGGTVR; this is translated from the coding sequence ATGACACCAAAGGCGCGCGAGGCGCTCGATGCCTATTATGCAGAAGCCGGCAGCTGGGGGCGGGACGTCGCCGCCGAGGTCGCGCGCTCGCGCCGGATCGCCTGGATCGTGGCGGGGGTCGCCAGCGCCATCGCCTTGGCCGAGGCGCTGGCGCTCGTCGCGCTGACCCCCTTGAAGACGGTCGAGCCCTATACGCTGCTGGTCGACCGCAACACCGGCTTCGTCCAGGCGCTCGCCCCGCTCGACCCGGCGAAGGTCGCGCCCGACACCGCGCTGACCCAGTCGTTCCTGGTCCAATACGTCATCGCGCGCGAAAGCTTCGACATCGCCGCGCTCCAGTCCAATTACCGGCGCGTGGTGCAATGGTCCGAGGGCACGGCGCGGGCGCGCTATATCGCGGGCGTCCAGGCATCGAACCCCGACAGTCCGCTCGCCAGCCTGCCGCGCAGCAGCGTGGTCGAGACGCGGGTCAAGAGCGTGTCGCCGCTCGGCCCCGACGCGGCGCTCGTCCGTTTCGACACCCAGCGCCGCGATGCGGGTGGGCAGGCGGGCCCGCTGCGCGCCTTCGTCGCGGTGATCCGCTATCGCTATTCGGGCGAGCCGCTGAAGCTGGAGGATCGCTTCGTCAATCCGCTGGGGTTCGAGGTGTCGCGGTACCAGCGCAATGCCGAGGCGCTGCCCCCGCCCGAGGTGCAGGGCACTGCCGCCACGACCGCCGCCGCACCGTCGCCGTTGCAGGCGGTCGTGACGCCCGTCGCCACGCCGACCCCGGGCGTCACCGTCCGCGTGACCGGGGGCACCGTCCGGTGA